The following are encoded in a window of Ruminiclostridium herbifermentans genomic DNA:
- a CDS encoding GTP-binding protein — protein sequence MDNREQMNIVIVGHVDHGKSTVIGRLLADTDSLPEGKLESVKEFCKKNSRPFEYAFLLDALKDEQSQGITIDTARCFFKTSKRDYIIIDAPGHIEFLKNMVTGASRAEAALLVIDAKEGIKENSKRHGHIVSMLGIKQVVVLVNKMDLVNFDKDVFNNIQAEFTEFLSKINIKPLNFIPISAFNGDNVAEKSKNTFWYEGPTVLEQLDSFINKKENYQLPFRMPVQDIYKFTEGNDDRRIVAGTILSGTIKTGDEVLFLPSQKRSTINSIEGFNVEPRDTAFADEAIGFTLTTQIYIKPGELMVKVNENQPVISSRFRVNIFWVGKAPLVKNKNYKLKIGTMKIGVKLVDILNIIDAAELNIDSFKDQVERHDVAECILETSKPIAFDPISDIEFTGRFVIVDNYEISGGGIILEGVSDSNNTLIEQIKDREYLWEKGLITSRDREEIYGHKSKFVVITTGSEENEEIIRDIGKYLENRLFKMNYKSYYLGVSSLLHGLASNNVSDFEARENQIRQIGELARIFTDAGQIFITSVFNLDDYEANKLKLLNQPHEILIVNIGDSPFNSFKPDANISIEGATKKAVDSVCDLLKQKEIIVDYYI from the coding sequence TGTAAGAAGAACTCAAGGCCTTTTGAATACGCATTTCTTTTAGATGCTTTGAAGGATGAGCAGTCGCAGGGAATCACAATTGATACAGCAAGATGCTTTTTTAAAACAAGTAAAAGAGACTATATAATAATTGATGCACCAGGACATATAGAATTTCTCAAAAACATGGTAACAGGTGCCTCCAGAGCTGAAGCTGCACTTTTGGTAATTGATGCAAAAGAAGGTATCAAAGAGAATTCAAAACGCCATGGACATATTGTTTCAATGCTTGGAATCAAACAGGTTGTTGTCCTAGTAAATAAAATGGATTTGGTTAACTTTGATAAAGATGTATTTAATAATATACAGGCAGAATTTACAGAATTCTTGAGCAAAATTAATATAAAGCCCTTAAACTTTATTCCAATAAGTGCTTTTAATGGTGACAATGTAGCTGAAAAATCTAAAAATACATTCTGGTATGAGGGGCCTACAGTTCTAGAGCAATTAGATAGTTTTATAAATAAAAAAGAAAATTACCAACTTCCATTTCGTATGCCTGTGCAAGACATTTACAAATTCACAGAAGGAAATGATGATAGAAGAATAGTTGCAGGTACTATTTTGAGTGGTACTATTAAGACTGGAGATGAGGTTTTATTTCTCCCTTCTCAAAAAAGAAGCACAATTAACAGCATTGAAGGCTTTAATGTAGAACCTAGAGATACTGCATTTGCCGATGAAGCTATTGGGTTTACCTTAACAACTCAGATATATATTAAGCCCGGTGAGTTGATGGTTAAAGTGAATGAAAATCAACCAGTTATAAGTTCACGCTTTAGAGTAAATATCTTTTGGGTAGGTAAAGCACCGCTGGTAAAAAACAAAAACTATAAATTGAAAATAGGTACAATGAAAATAGGTGTTAAGCTTGTTGATATTTTAAATATAATAGACGCAGCAGAATTAAATATTGATTCCTTTAAGGATCAGGTTGAAAGGCATGATGTGGCTGAGTGTATTTTGGAAACTTCAAAGCCTATTGCATTTGACCCTATTTCGGATATTGAATTTACAGGAAGGTTTGTAATAGTAGATAATTATGAAATATCAGGTGGCGGAATCATTTTAGAAGGAGTCTCCGATAGCAATAATACCCTTATAGAACAAATAAAAGACAGAGAATATCTCTGGGAAAAGGGTTTGATTACTTCTAGGGACAGAGAAGAAATTTATGGGCATAAATCTAAGTTTGTGGTTATAACAACTGGAAGTGAAGAAAATGAAGAAATTATTCGTGATATAGGAAAGTACTTAGAAAACAGACTTTTCAAAATGAATTACAAGTCTTACTATCTTGGGGTTTCCAGCCTTCTTCATGGTCTTGCATCTAACAATGTGTCAGACTTTGAAGCAAGAGAAAATCAAATAAGACAAATTGGTGAGTTGGCAAGAATATTCACCGATGCAGGTCAGATATTCATAACCTCTGTATTTAATTTGGACGATTATGAAGCTAATAAGCTTAAATTATTAAATCAACCACATGAGATATTAATTGTAAATATTGGTGATTCACCATTTAACAGTTTTAAACCTGATGCCAATATTAGCATTGAGGGTGCAACTAAGAAAGCTGTTGATTCTGTATGTGATTTACTTAAGCAGAAGGAGATAATTGTAGATTATTATATTTAA
- a CDS encoding 4Fe-4S dicluster domain-containing protein — protein MAKVDYKELKKNGFIPQAQKDNFSLRVNIVGGHIKADQLLKVSEVAKKYGKDYVHMTSRQSIEIPFIKLEDIEAVKAELAKAGLEPSACGAAVRTITACHGDSICSNGLMDSTALAYEFDSKYHGKQLPHKFKIGITACPNNCLKAEENDLGVKGAMKPEWEEGSCTFCGLCSKVCRRKAITVDRNKKKFVYEQSNCNNCGRCVKGCPTKALKGTKGFIVYFGGLFGNRIATAKQLLPIVFSTEELFKIVDITLKFYEKHAKQGERFRNTVDRVGWDLLEKEFENIRS, from the coding sequence ATGGCAAAGGTAGATTATAAAGAACTAAAAAAGAACGGTTTCATTCCTCAGGCTCAGAAGGATAACTTTTCGTTGAGAGTAAACATTGTTGGAGGACACATTAAGGCTGACCAACTTTTAAAGGTTTCGGAAGTAGCCAAAAAATATGGTAAAGACTATGTACATATGACCTCAAGACAGAGTATTGAAATTCCATTCATAAAGCTTGAAGATATAGAAGCAGTTAAAGCGGAATTAGCTAAAGCAGGTTTAGAGCCCAGTGCATGTGGAGCAGCAGTGAGGACTATAACTGCCTGCCACGGTGACAGCATTTGCTCTAATGGACTTATGGATTCTACTGCTCTTGCATATGAGTTTGATAGCAAATATCATGGCAAGCAGTTGCCGCATAAATTTAAAATTGGAATAACTGCTTGTCCTAATAACTGTTTGAAGGCTGAAGAAAACGACCTTGGTGTAAAGGGTGCTATGAAACCAGAATGGGAAGAGGGTAGCTGTACTTTCTGTGGTTTATGCAGCAAAGTATGTCGTCGGAAAGCAATAACTGTTGATAGAAACAAGAAAAAATTTGTATATGAACAATCAAACTGCAATAACTGTGGTCGTTGTGTGAAAGGCTGTCCAACTAAAGCTTTAAAAGGTACTAAAGGTTTTATTGTTTACTTTGGAGGGCTATTTGGAAACAGAATAGCAACAGCAAAACAGCTTTTGCCAATTGTTTTTTCAACTGAGGAACTTTTCAAGATTGTAGATATTACACTTAAATTTTATGAAAAACATGCTAAGCAGGGAGAGCGCTTCAGAAATACTGTTGACAGAGTTGGCTGGGATTTGCTTGAAAAAGAATTTGAAAATATAAGGTCATAG